A single genomic interval of Leptotrichia trevisanii DSM 22070 harbors:
- the dnaB gene encoding replicative DNA helicase encodes MGLYDLEEEENSKPFSIEAEEALLGSVFINPNVIGDVIDIITSEDFYKNNYKLIFSEMVKAYNVGKIIDVLLIIESLKKQELMEEVGGEDIIYDLTEVVPTAANAMNYAQIIKDKSVQRQLIGIGEKIVKMAMRGYEEIDTMLDKSESMIFKIAESKQKKDIVPLFELVQSKVTQMDNYSESKGKITGISSGFDRYDSITSGFHGSDLLILAARPAMGKTAFALNLAINVARQGKGVLIYSLEMGNEQLFDRLVASEAKIRLKALKDSTMSPEELVNLGNGLGRLSEMPIYISDSSSVTMLEIKATARRLKAEGKLDFMLIDYLQLISPSENSRKSREQEISEISRSLKILAKELNIPIVTLSQLSRGVEQRVDKRPILSDLRESGAIEQDADMVMFLYREKYYHKDTAPEVDNMNVPQKYLSAPQEPPKDNENELEKVELIIGKHRSGPTGTIELGFRPSYQQFVNVVDDEFIPPAE; translated from the coding sequence ATGGGATTATATGATTTGGAAGAAGAGGAAAACAGCAAACCCTTCAGTATTGAGGCTGAGGAGGCGCTGCTTGGCTCTGTCTTTATAAATCCTAACGTTATTGGAGATGTTATTGATATTATAACATCTGAGGACTTTTACAAAAATAATTATAAGCTGATTTTTTCTGAGATGGTAAAGGCTTATAATGTCGGGAAAATAATTGATGTGCTTTTAATTATTGAATCGCTGAAAAAGCAGGAACTGATGGAAGAAGTCGGTGGCGAGGACATCATTTACGATTTGACAGAAGTTGTGCCGACTGCGGCAAACGCCATGAATTATGCACAAATTATAAAGGATAAGTCTGTTCAGCGACAATTAATAGGTATTGGGGAAAAAATTGTCAAAATGGCCATGCGTGGTTACGAAGAAATTGATACAATGCTGGATAAATCTGAAAGTATGATTTTTAAAATTGCTGAATCCAAGCAGAAAAAGGATATTGTTCCTTTATTTGAGCTAGTTCAAAGTAAAGTTACACAAATGGACAACTATAGTGAGAGTAAAGGGAAGATAACAGGCATTTCCTCGGGATTTGACAGATATGACAGCATAACGAGCGGATTTCATGGTTCAGACTTGTTAATTCTGGCGGCACGTCCAGCCATGGGGAAAACGGCCTTTGCCCTAAATCTTGCAATTAACGTGGCACGACAGGGGAAAGGTGTGCTCATATACAGTCTGGAAATGGGGAATGAACAGCTGTTTGACAGGCTTGTGGCAAGTGAGGCAAAAATACGGTTAAAGGCTTTGAAAGACAGTACGATGTCGCCGGAGGAACTTGTAAATCTTGGAAATGGACTGGGGCGGCTTTCTGAAATGCCAATTTATATTTCAGATTCTTCAAGTGTAACAATGCTGGAAATAAAGGCTACAGCACGGCGACTAAAAGCCGAGGGTAAACTGGACTTTATGTTAATTGACTACTTGCAGCTAATCAGCCCGTCAGAAAATTCAAGAAAGAGTCGGGAACAGGAAATATCGGAAATTTCACGTTCATTAAAAATATTGGCAAAAGAGCTGAATATTCCCATTGTAACACTTTCACAGTTATCACGTGGAGTGGAGCAGAGAGTGGATAAAAGGCCAATTCTATCAGACTTGCGGGAATCAGGGGCAATCGAGCAGGATGCTGATATGGTAATGTTTTTATACCGTGAGAAATACTATCACAAGGATACCGCTCCCGAAGTGGATAATATGAATGTTCCACAAAAATATTTAAGTGCTCCACAGGAACCACCGAAAGATAATGAAAATGAACTTGAGAAAGTGGAACTCATAATTGGGAAACATAGAAGTGGGCCTACAGGAACAATAGAATTAGGATTCAGGCCAAGCTATCAGCAGTTTGTAAACGTTGTGGATGATGAATTTATACCGCCTGCTGAATAA
- a CDS encoding gamma-glutamyl-gamma-aminobutyrate hydrolase family protein: MKKPIIGISSNVFELEKGLFAGYKRAYVDISYINAVINAGGVPHLLPLNEHEEIIEEFVKNVDGIVLTGGADVFPLLYGEEPKEKLGEIFPERDKFDSLLIRFAMAYKKPILGICRGMQIINVECGGSLYQDLSYNENIAIKHFQKARSHTPTHSINVASNSFLTDIYPEGVGFINSYHHQIVNQLAPGFVVTAKSADGAIEAIENISDDTFVIGVQWHPEMMAVNDEAAQKLFKKFINEVNSRKKY; the protein is encoded by the coding sequence ATGAAAAAACCTATTATCGGAATTTCGAGCAATGTATTTGAATTGGAAAAAGGGCTTTTTGCTGGCTATAAAAGAGCTTATGTGGATATTTCATATATAAATGCTGTGATAAATGCTGGAGGTGTGCCACATTTGCTGCCTTTAAATGAACATGAGGAAATTATTGAGGAATTTGTAAAAAATGTTGATGGTATTGTTTTGACGGGAGGAGCTGATGTATTTCCGCTATTATACGGGGAAGAGCCAAAGGAAAAACTGGGAGAAATATTTCCTGAAAGGGATAAATTTGACTCATTATTAATCCGTTTTGCAATGGCTTATAAAAAGCCTATCCTCGGAATTTGCCGTGGAATGCAGATAATAAATGTCGAATGTGGTGGCTCACTTTATCAGGATTTGTCCTACAATGAAAATATTGCAATCAAGCATTTTCAAAAAGCCAGATCACACACACCTACCCACTCAATTAATGTTGCAAGTAATAGTTTCCTGACTGATATTTATCCTGAAGGTGTGGGATTTATAAACAGTTACCATCACCAAATTGTAAACCAGTTAGCACCAGGATTCGTTGTAACAGCCAAAAGTGCAGATGGAGCAATTGAAGCAATTGAAAATATTTCAGACGATACGTTTGTTATTGGTGTGCAATGGCATCCTGAAATGATGGCAGTAAATGATGAGGCAGCTCAAAAATTATTTAAAAAGTTTATAAACGAAGTAAATTCAAGAAAAAAATATTAA
- a CDS encoding response regulator transcription factor — protein MREKILVIEDDPKISRLLEIELKFEGFDVFFAYDGKEGLNMAKYGSYDIILLDVMLPKMSGMEVCKRIRETSQVPIIMLTAKDEISDKVVGFDYGADDYMTKPFSNEELLARIKALLRRTKKSVVHKGVFEFEDLTINYSTYEVFRDYGKNLIQLSKREFELLDFLVLNKGIVLSRDKILEEVWGFDYIGNDNILDLYIKYLRDKIDRPYERKFIQTVRGIGFIFK, from the coding sequence ATGAGAGAAAAAATATTAGTAATTGAAGATGATCCTAAAATTTCAAGATTATTAGAAATTGAATTAAAATTTGAAGGGTTTGATGTATTTTTTGCCTATGATGGTAAGGAAGGGTTGAATATGGCTAAATATGGCTCATATGATATTATCCTTCTGGATGTAATGCTTCCTAAAATGAGTGGAATGGAAGTTTGTAAAAGAATAAGGGAAACATCGCAAGTACCTATTATCATGCTTACTGCAAAAGATGAAATTAGCGACAAGGTAGTAGGATTTGACTATGGAGCAGATGACTATATGACAAAACCGTTCTCAAATGAAGAATTGCTTGCAAGAATAAAGGCTCTTCTTAGAAGAACTAAAAAATCTGTTGTTCACAAAGGTGTATTTGAATTTGAAGATTTAACAATCAACTACTCAACTTATGAAGTATTCAGAGATTACGGAAAAAATTTGATTCAATTATCAAAAAGAGAATTTGAACTTCTTGACTTTTTAGTGTTAAATAAAGGGATTGTTTTATCGAGAGATAAAATTTTGGAAGAAGTTTGGGGATTTGATTATATCGGAAATGACAATATTCTTGATTTGTATATTAAATATTTGAGGGATAAAATTGACAGACCTTATGAAAGAAAATTTATTCAGACTGTAAGAGGAATTGGATTTATTTTTAAATAA
- the dnaX gene encoding DNA polymerase III subunit gamma/tau: MNITLYRKYRPQNFDEIAGQEFVLRAIKNSLRENKLSHAYLFTGPRGVGKTTIARLIAKGVNCLSSKDVTDNPCGECENCREISQGISMDMIEIDAASNRGIDEIRELKEKINYQPVKGRKKIYIIDEVHMLTKEAFNALLKTLEEPPAHVIFILATTEIDKIPDTVISRCQRYDFLPIDKKDIKKLLKNVAEKESITIDDASLDLIYRKSEGSARDSFSIFEQVVSNFNNEEIDIAKAQKALGVVPDVILEEFLNLVKESNKEKLVEFIDKIWEDGLIIETFLKDFSYYLKEQFKKKADLPVNFLLDTISAIFFTLNEFKYEEDKRLLGYVLIHELYKNQGKKSNENKISESGNSGRNTATIDKNYMKKMSNSIYEKVLSQVTKNVNIISPKASITQIAEPENSEKTEKIVKDYDISIFYDNWKKVLTGIKKESVMLGALAIESRPDRVENGVLYIKFPKDHKFHSEQILLPEKKPKIEKVINQICNSDITIQTFLESEDSQNEEDKFLQNAVKFFDGEILEKK, from the coding sequence TTGAATATTACTTTATATAGAAAATATCGGCCTCAGAATTTTGATGAAATTGCTGGACAGGAATTTGTGCTACGGGCGATAAAAAACTCCTTGAGGGAAAATAAGCTGTCGCATGCGTACTTGTTTACAGGGCCACGTGGAGTTGGTAAAACAACTATTGCTAGACTGATTGCAAAAGGCGTAAACTGTCTGAGCAGTAAGGATGTGACAGATAATCCCTGCGGAGAATGTGAAAACTGCCGTGAAATTTCTCAAGGGATTTCTATGGATATGATTGAAATTGATGCGGCTTCCAATCGTGGAATTGATGAAATTCGTGAGCTGAAGGAGAAAATAAATTATCAGCCTGTAAAGGGAAGAAAAAAAATATACATAATTGACGAGGTTCATATGCTTACAAAAGAGGCCTTTAATGCACTTTTGAAAACACTGGAAGAACCGCCTGCACACGTGATATTTATTCTTGCGACTACCGAAATTGACAAAATTCCGGATACAGTTATTTCCAGATGTCAGCGGTATGATTTTTTGCCAATTGATAAGAAAGATATAAAAAAATTGCTGAAAAATGTGGCTGAAAAGGAAAGCATTACGATTGATGACGCAAGTCTGGACTTGATTTATAGAAAGTCAGAAGGAAGTGCAAGGGACAGCTTTTCCATCTTTGAGCAAGTTGTGTCAAACTTTAATAATGAAGAAATTGATATTGCAAAGGCTCAAAAGGCTTTGGGAGTGGTGCCTGACGTTATTTTGGAGGAATTTTTAAATCTGGTAAAGGAAAGCAATAAGGAAAAATTGGTTGAGTTTATTGATAAAATCTGGGAAGATGGACTTATAATCGAAACTTTTTTAAAGGATTTTTCCTATTATCTGAAAGAGCAGTTCAAGAAAAAGGCTGATTTGCCGGTAAATTTTTTGCTGGATACGATAAGTGCGATTTTTTTTACATTAAACGAATTTAAGTATGAAGAGGATAAAAGGCTACTTGGTTATGTGCTTATCCACGAACTTTACAAAAATCAGGGAAAAAAATCAAATGAAAATAAAATTTCAGAAAGTGGAAATTCTGGTAGAAACACAGCTACTATTGACAAAAATTATATGAAAAAAATGTCAAACAGCATTTATGAAAAAGTATTGAGCCAAGTTACAAAAAATGTTAATATTATAAGCCCAAAAGCCAGCATTACCCAAATTGCTGAACCTGAAAATAGTGAGAAAACTGAAAAAATTGTAAAAGATTACGATATTTCGATTTTTTATGATAACTGGAAAAAAGTTTTGACTGGAATAAAAAAGGAAAGTGTTATGCTGGGGGCATTGGCGATTGAAAGCCGTCCAGATAGGGTGGAAAATGGAGTTTTATACATAAAATTCCCAAAAGATCATAAATTTCACAGCGAGCAAATTTTACTGCCGGAGAAAAAACCAAAAATTGAAAAAGTTATTAATCAGATTTGTAATTCGGATATTACAATACAGACTTTTCTCGAAAGTGAAGATTCCCAAAATGAAGAGGATAAATTTTTGCAAAATGCAGTCAAGTTTTTTGATGGAGAAATTTTAGAAAAAAAATAA
- a CDS encoding peptidase U32 family protein codes for METKKRVELLAPAGNMEKLKTAFHFGADACFVGGSAFNLRGMSSNFKNKELKEAVDYVHSLGKKIYVTLNIFAHNTEIEYMPRFIKKLDEFGVDAVIVADLGVFQMVRQHAPNLKIHVSTQANNTNWMSVKTWKDMGAKRVILAREMSLKEIKTIREKVPDVEIEVFIHGAMCMAYSGRCLLSNYFTNRDANRGICAQDCRWNYKVIAEGHEETGAHDIVENEEGTYMFNAKDLCSIEFIDKVLETGVDSLKIEGRMKSIYYNSTVVKQYKRALDNYYSGNYEYNPDWLKELKTISHRQYSNGFYLGPTSEKDQNYETGLSYSQTYRLVANVLEKVDTNKYKIQIRNKVYATETLELVRPIGDAIKFKVENFLNTKNDELQEYVNPNTIAIIETDVEMGPMDLIRIKLPEGQSDSDMDTTEF; via the coding sequence ATGGAAACAAAAAAAAGAGTAGAATTATTGGCACCGGCTGGAAATATGGAAAAGCTGAAAACTGCTTTTCATTTTGGAGCTGATGCCTGTTTTGTTGGAGGAAGTGCCTTTAACTTAAGAGGAATGTCTTCAAACTTTAAAAATAAGGAATTAAAGGAGGCTGTGGATTATGTTCACAGTTTAGGGAAGAAAATATACGTTACACTAAATATTTTTGCACACAATACAGAAATCGAATATATGCCAAGATTTATAAAGAAACTGGATGAATTTGGCGTAGATGCAGTAATTGTGGCTGATCTGGGAGTTTTCCAGATGGTTAGACAGCACGCTCCAAATCTTAAAATTCACGTAAGTACACAGGCAAACAACACAAACTGGATGAGTGTGAAAACTTGGAAGGATATGGGTGCAAAGAGGGTTATTCTGGCTAGAGAAATGTCACTAAAAGAAATAAAAACTATCCGTGAAAAAGTACCGGATGTGGAAATAGAAGTATTTATCCACGGAGCAATGTGTATGGCTTACTCAGGAAGATGTTTACTAAGTAACTACTTTACAAACCGTGATGCGAACCGTGGAATCTGTGCACAGGATTGTCGCTGGAACTATAAAGTGATTGCGGAAGGGCATGAGGAAACTGGGGCTCACGACATTGTTGAAAATGAGGAAGGAACATATATGTTTAATGCAAAAGACTTATGTTCTATCGAATTTATTGACAAAGTGCTAGAAACTGGTGTGGATTCATTAAAAATTGAAGGAAGAATGAAAAGTATTTACTATAACTCGACTGTCGTGAAACAATACAAAAGAGCATTGGATAACTACTATTCTGGAAATTACGAATACAATCCAGACTGGTTAAAAGAGCTTAAAACTATTAGTCACAGACAATATTCAAACGGATTTTATCTAGGGCCAACTTCTGAAAAGGATCAGAATTACGAAACTGGGTTGTCTTATAGCCAAACTTACAGACTTGTCGCAAATGTACTTGAAAAAGTTGATACAAATAAATACAAAATTCAAATAAGAAATAAAGTTTACGCAACAGAAACTTTGGAACTGGTACGTCCAATTGGAGATGCCATCAAATTCAAGGTGGAAAACTTTTTAAATACAAAGAATGACGAACTTCAGGAATATGTAAATCCAAATACAATCGCTATTATCGAAACAGATGTGGAAATGGGGCCAATGGATCTGATCAGAATAAAACTGCCTGAAGGACAGTCTGACAGCGATATGGACACCACTGAGTTTTAA
- a CDS encoding sensor histidine kinase: MKNLKLEDRISANYALLFLVLILVSNIILVYSLQRQSNKVRELSASNKMDEINSFLDKVGIFSDKTNVLTLDFNPEIIEGKKVIHVKPFNPGEDNYLYVLEIKQNKDSVIPINTLGDTDTEEASMTNEKMVKLLETFHLEDNDSEGKIINIEKNKYFVFKVSREIKNYKFNIYTLKNVTQENQIYKRLEYLVILFTIIGVVITIIVSKVMSRRILKPINNVIKTAKSISTDDLSKRIEVPKGEDELQNLTLIINEMLDRLETSFENQTKFVSDASHELRTPLAIIKGYAEIIRKRGTTDIDIFVESIDSIISETDNMRNLIQKLLFLAKGEITKINTKFIDIDANEMVHQIHSDTVVSTKTHNFYLEMGENYKIKGDETLLQQAIRALIENATKYSEPHTNIYIKSVIKDGFGRISIRDEGVGISDEDAKRIFDRFYRVDLSRTKATGGTGLGLAIVKRIVEIHNGKIEIDSKMNEGTEISIVLPIGNIIKTASEETAKTVKRDKTEKKVVFNFLKKEREKENKRKKNRKEK, from the coding sequence ATGAAAAATTTGAAATTAGAAGATCGTATTTCAGCGAATTACGCTCTTCTATTTTTGGTATTAATATTAGTTTCTAATATTATTCTTGTTTATTCACTGCAAAGGCAGTCCAATAAAGTACGTGAGCTTTCAGCCAGTAATAAAATGGATGAAATAAACAGTTTTTTGGATAAAGTTGGGATTTTTTCTGATAAGACAAATGTTCTTACGCTTGATTTTAATCCTGAAATTATTGAAGGGAAAAAAGTTATTCACGTAAAGCCATTTAATCCAGGAGAGGATAACTATTTATACGTATTGGAAATAAAGCAAAATAAAGATTCTGTAATCCCGATTAATACACTTGGGGACACTGATACGGAAGAAGCCTCCATGACTAATGAAAAAATGGTAAAGTTACTTGAAACCTTTCATTTAGAAGACAATGATTCAGAAGGAAAGATAATAAATATTGAAAAAAATAAATATTTTGTCTTTAAAGTCAGCAGGGAAATTAAAAATTACAAATTTAATATTTATACTTTAAAAAATGTGACGCAGGAAAATCAAATTTATAAAAGATTGGAATATCTTGTTATTTTATTTACAATAATTGGTGTTGTTATAACGATTATTGTATCAAAAGTAATGAGCAGAAGAATTTTAAAGCCAATTAATAACGTAATAAAAACAGCAAAAAGTATTTCAACTGACGATTTGAGTAAAAGAATAGAAGTTCCGAAGGGGGAAGATGAATTACAGAATTTGACACTTATTATAAATGAAATGCTGGATAGGCTGGAAACTTCATTTGAAAATCAGACAAAATTCGTATCAGATGCTTCGCACGAATTACGTACACCACTTGCAATAATAAAAGGTTATGCGGAAATTATACGAAAACGTGGAACTACAGACATTGACATCTTTGTGGAATCAATTGATTCAATAATCAGTGAAACCGACAATATGCGTAATTTAATCCAAAAACTTTTATTTCTGGCTAAAGGTGAAATTACGAAAATTAATACAAAATTTATAGATATTGACGCAAATGAAATGGTTCATCAAATTCATTCTGACACTGTAGTTTCTACCAAAACTCATAATTTTTATCTGGAAATGGGCGAAAATTATAAGATTAAAGGGGACGAAACACTGTTGCAGCAAGCAATTAGAGCTTTAATAGAAAATGCTACAAAATATTCTGAACCACATACAAATATCTATATTAAATCTGTTATTAAAGATGGTTTTGGAAGAATTTCCATCCGGGATGAAGGTGTCGGAATTTCTGACGAGGATGCAAAAAGAATATTTGACAGATTTTACAGAGTTGATTTGTCAAGAACAAAGGCAACTGGTGGAACTGGACTTGGACTTGCAATTGTAAAACGGATTGTAGAAATTCACAATGGAAAAATTGAAATTGACTCTAAAATGAATGAAGGAACGGAAATTTCAATTGTACTGCCAATCGGAAATATTATCAAAACCGCATCAGAAGAAACAGCAAAAACTGTTAAAAGAGATAAGACAGAAAAAAAAGTCGTTTTCAATTTTTTAAAAAAAGAACGGGAAAAAGAAAATAAAAGAAAAAAGAATAGGAAGGAAAAATAA
- a CDS encoding spherulation-specific family 4 protein, protein MKKKLKNNSFLIPSFLAGVTGLGYEKTIHSTNNDSSVQTSSFIDSKNIKKLNSENKFNFSKNDEIFDIIKNNLKNETEFKVDFGYTDGFRKSKVNNNLYNQEAADTSDLENSQSEATIPYVIINPANGPSDKADYSYIVQMKKNKELGIRNLGYVTTNEYTKSIKKIYSEIDKYIQLYGSDNISGIFFDEISSGKNPLEVEYMAQLYSYVKTKYPESIVVANPGGTITDEMSKYSDLWLTSELSADNYINHWTPRSYNFENNPENANRIVHVIHSATPDQYETLLKLSKERNAGFLMITTDVPNVPYEDLPQNFENLILSINSSTSHILSNINDDLNRNSKLEPEILESEISDVKTSILTENIMENNKTDSYQFNSSQKYSISGNLYISSIDLWELLNSHYKSNLKNNSKDRLDNDFDFGFDILNEFVAEMSYKIKDRFGNFKIDLRRKWNVLIL, encoded by the coding sequence ATGAAGAAAAAGTTAAAAAATAACAGTTTTTTAATTCCATCTTTTTTAGCGGGTGTAACAGGATTAGGTTATGAAAAAACCATACATTCTACAAACAATGATTCATCAGTTCAAACTTCAAGTTTTATAGATTCTAAAAATATAAAAAAATTAAATTCAGAAAACAAGTTTAATTTTTCCAAAAATGATGAAATTTTTGATATTATAAAAAATAATTTAAAAAATGAAACAGAATTTAAAGTTGATTTTGGCTATACTGACGGATTTCGCAAAAGCAAGGTTAATAACAATCTTTACAATCAGGAAGCTGCTGATACGTCTGATTTAGAAAATTCTCAATCTGAAGCGACAATTCCCTATGTCATAATCAACCCTGCAAACGGGCCATCTGACAAAGCCGATTACAGCTACATTGTTCAAATGAAAAAAAATAAGGAACTAGGAATTAGAAATCTTGGATATGTAACTACAAATGAATATACAAAAAGTATAAAAAAAATATATTCTGAAATTGATAAATACATACAGTTATATGGTTCTGACAATATTTCAGGTATTTTTTTTGATGAGATTTCATCAGGGAAAAATCCTTTAGAAGTTGAATATATGGCACAATTATACAGTTATGTCAAAACAAAATATCCGGAGTCAATCGTTGTTGCCAATCCCGGTGGAACCATCACAGATGAAATGTCAAAATATTCTGATTTATGGCTAACAAGCGAATTATCCGCTGATAACTATATTAATCATTGGACACCAAGAAGTTACAACTTTGAGAACAATCCTGAAAATGCAAATCGTATCGTTCATGTTATTCATTCTGCAACTCCTGATCAGTATGAAACACTTTTAAAGCTGTCAAAGGAGCGTAATGCAGGTTTTTTAATGATAACAACGGATGTTCCAAACGTTCCCTACGAAGATTTGCCACAAAATTTTGAAAATCTGATATTATCAATAAATAGCTCGACATCACACATCCTTTCAAATATTAATGACGATTTGAATAGGAACTCAAAACTTGAGCCAGAAATATTAGAATCAGAAATTTCCGATGTGAAAACATCCATATTAACTGAAAATATAATGGAAAATAATAAAACTGACTCTTATCAGTTTAATTCATCTCAAAAATACAGTATTTCAGGAAATTTATATATTTCGAGTATTGATTTGTGGGAACTTTTAAATAGTCATTATAAAAGTAATTTGAAAAATAATTCAAAAGATAGACTTGATAATGATTTTGACTTTGGATTTGATATTTTAAATGAATTTGTTGCTGAGATGTCGTATAAAATAAAAGATAGATTTGGTAATTTTAAAATTGATTTAAGAAGAAAATGGAATGTTTTAATATTATAA
- the rplI gene encoding 50S ribosomal protein L9 encodes MKIKVILKETIKGVGKKDEIVEVKDGYANNFLLNKNKAILATPENINKLKAKNEKIQKNHDKDVKNANELKEFLVGKEIVLKVKAGENNKVFGSIGAKEIVEALKEQLNVDIDKKKVSANSKVKEIGLHNVELKLHSEVKANLKVRVEAK; translated from the coding sequence ATGAAGATTAAAGTAATTTTGAAGGAAACTATAAAAGGTGTCGGGAAAAAAGATGAAATTGTGGAAGTAAAAGACGGATATGCAAATAACTTTTTATTAAATAAAAATAAGGCAATACTTGCGACTCCTGAAAACATTAATAAATTGAAGGCAAAAAATGAAAAAATTCAAAAAAATCATGATAAAGACGTGAAAAATGCAAATGAACTAAAAGAATTTTTGGTTGGAAAGGAAATTGTATTAAAAGTGAAGGCCGGGGAAAATAATAAAGTGTTTGGTTCAATTGGGGCAAAGGAAATTGTGGAAGCGTTAAAAGAGCAATTGAATGTGGATATTGATAAAAAGAAAGTTTCTGCTAACTCAAAAGTTAAAGAAATTGGACTGCATAATGTGGAGTTAAAACTTCATTCTGAAGTTAAGGCAAATTTGAAAGTTAGAGTTGAAGCTAAATAA
- the glmM gene encoding phosphoglucosamine mutase, translating to MARKYFGTDGMRGEANKDLTIDLVTRLGLALGYYLKKHRKKAGKPKIILGTDTRISGYMIRSALTAGLNSMGVNIDFVGVLPTPGVCYLTRKLKADAGIMISASHNPVKDNGIKIFSQNGYKLPDSVEEELEKLMEKKDELLKHQVPGDDLGRFKYVEDDMRIYLDYLTSTVKTNFSKLRIVIDTANGAAYRVASKVFQALGADVVVINNIPNGKNINVNCGSTHPELLQEVVKVYKADLGLAYDGDADRLIAVDNTGAIINGDLIIAIIAEYMQKRGLLNDNKVVTTVLSNMGFEKYLDEKGIGLIRANVGDRYVLEKMKEYGLNIGGEQSGHILMLDYNTTGDGVLSSIQLVAAILESGKTLHELVEGIKLWPQDSKNIFVAKEKKATWETNKELIDFIKAKEKEIAGKGRILVRASGTESLIRVMVEAESQKTVDKYVKELSKKVEEILC from the coding sequence ATGGCTAGAAAATATTTTGGAACTGACGGAATGAGAGGGGAAGCCAACAAAGACTTGACAATCGACTTGGTAACACGTCTAGGGCTTGCCCTTGGATATTATTTAAAAAAACATAGAAAAAAAGCTGGAAAGCCAAAAATTATTCTTGGAACTGATACAAGAATTTCAGGTTATATGATTCGTTCTGCACTTACAGCTGGACTAAATTCTATGGGAGTAAATATTGATTTTGTAGGAGTGCTGCCTACTCCAGGAGTTTGTTATCTAACTAGAAAATTAAAGGCTGATGCAGGAATTATGATTTCAGCTTCACATAATCCCGTAAAGGACAATGGAATAAAAATATTCAGTCAAAATGGTTATAAATTGCCTGATTCAGTCGAAGAGGAACTGGAAAAATTAATGGAGAAAAAGGATGAACTTTTAAAACATCAGGTGCCAGGAGATGATTTAGGAAGATTTAAGTATGTGGAAGATGATATGAGAATTTATCTGGACTATCTGACTTCTACTGTGAAAACTAATTTTTCAAAATTACGAATTGTAATTGATACAGCAAATGGTGCGGCTTATAGAGTTGCTTCAAAAGTTTTTCAAGCCTTGGGAGCAGATGTTGTTGTAATTAACAATATTCCAAATGGGAAAAATATTAATGTAAATTGCGGATCTACTCATCCAGAGCTGCTTCAGGAAGTTGTCAAGGTTTATAAGGCTGATTTAGGGCTTGCTTATGATGGTGATGCCGACAGATTGATTGCTGTTGATAATACGGGTGCCATTATAAACGGAGATCTGATTATTGCGATTATTGCTGAATATATGCAAAAGAGAGGGCTTTTAAATGATAATAAGGTTGTAACAACTGTTCTTAGCAATATGGGATTTGAAAAATATCTGGATGAAAAAGGAATTGGATTAATCCGTGCAAATGTTGGAGATAGATATGTTCTTGAAAAAATGAAGGAATATGGACTAAACATTGGTGGAGAACAATCCGGGCATATTTTAATGCTGGATTATAATACAACTGGAGATGGAGTTTTATCGTCAATTCAACTTGTTGCAGCTATTCTGGAAAGTGGAAAAACTTTACATGAACTTGTAGAAGGAATTAAATTGTGGCCTCAAGATTCTAAGAATATCTTTGTTGCAAAAGAGAAAAAAGCGACTTGGGAAACAAATAAGGAATTAATTGACTTCATCAAGGCAAAAGAAAAAGAAATCGCTGGAAAAGGTAGAATTCTAGTAAGAGCTTCTGGAACAGAATCGCTTATAAGAGTAATGGTTGAGGCAGAAAGTCAAAAAACCGTGGATAAATATGTAAAAGAATTAAGTAAAAAAGTAGAAGAGATTCTTTGTTAA